Part of the Sulfobacillus acidophilus DSM 10332 genome, AGGCCCTCGCGCAGCGGCGTGTTTAAGGCGTTAAGCGCTTCGGGACGGTTCAAAGTGATCGTTGCACGGGCTTCTTGCCGTTCGACAACGATAGTTGGGCTAGACACGAAAAGACCTCCCGTTTTGATGGTATGATACATTGGCTTGGAAGGATTTCCATAAGATCCTATTCGCGAGCCCGGTAAAAATTCCTGCTACCGCCATTATAAAAACCAATATATGGTAACTCCGGCTATTGTACAATACCGTTACCAGGATCAGGAGGCGACCGTTTTGCAATCGATTCCTCTTCATGATATGACCGATCCTCTCGTCGAACCCAAGACGCTGTGGCAGTGGCTATCGGCGGCGGTACCGGGCGTCATTGTGGCGGATTGCCGTTATCGTTTGACGGATCCGGCGGCCGGATATCAACTCTATCAGGCCGGCCATATTCCCGGCGCCTACTTTTTGGATTTAAATCGGGATTTATCCGGCCCGCCGGGAGTAACCGGCGGCGGTCGGCATCCGCTGCCCGATGCGGCAGCCTTTCGCCGAACCATGGAGCGGTTGGGTCTGACGCCGGACCATTGGGTCATCGCGTATGACGATGAAGGGTCGGGCGCTGCCCGGCTGTGGTGGCTATTGAAATTTTATGGCCATGACCGGGTGGCGGTGCTCAACGGAGGGTATTCCGGCTGGGTTGAGGCCGGGTTCCCGACGAGTCGGGACGTCCCCTCCGAACGGGCGGGGCAGTGGCAGCCCTCCCCCCGGTTGGAATGGGTGACCAGTTATGATGTGGTTGCGAGTCAACGCCGGCATCTGACCGTTATTGATGCCCGGGCACCCGAGCGGTTTCGGGGGGAGGTCGAACCGATTGATCCGGTCGCCGGCCACATCCCCGGCGCGATAAACGTACCGTATCAATCGCTCATGTCGGGCCCGGCTCGTTTTCCCGAGAAAGACGCGTTAGTCGCTCGCTTGCCCGTCTTGTCCCCATCTCGACCGGTCATTTATTGCGGCTCCGGCGTCTCGGCGTGTGTCAATGTCTTGGCGTTTTACCGGGTCGGCCGGCAGCCGGTATTATATGCCGGGAGTTGGAGCGACTGGATTAGCCATCCCGGCGCTCTTATCGAACGGGGGGAACCCAAAGATCATTCACGGTAAGGCAGAGCTCCGCCAGGAGCCAACCGCCGACGGCGTCGATGGCCCAATGGCCGCCGGTGGCTAATACCGCGAAGCCGATCACGAGGGCCCCAACCCGTCGGACGGTCGGTCGGCGCGGCCATAACACGCCCAGGGTGTAGGTACCGCGAAAGGTATGTCCGCTGGGATAGGAACCGACAAACCAGCGGTGGACAATCGGAGTTCCGGTTCCGGCCGGTCCTCCCCGTCCAAGCCAGTGTCGAAGCAGTTCGGGCGTGATATTGGTCCAATATTCCAATTGTCGATAGATCAAGGGCTCCGGCGTAGGATGTGGAAACGGGGTAGCCAAACCGTGTTTCAACAGCACCTCAACCAGGGTTCCTCCGAGAAAGGCTCCCAGAATAGACCATCGTTGACGCGGTTGACGAGAAAGCCAGCGCAGGCCGACCAGCAAAACGGTTAGGGGGAATCCTGCAAACACCCATACGAGATTCAAGACCGGCCAGGCCGTACCGACGGCGGCTAAAGTATGGCTGAGGCTCCGATCCAGCTGCTGGATTAGTGACAATCGCGCCAAAAGGGCTCCCGCCAAAAAGCCTCCCGTCCAGATTCCGATGCTTTGGCGGTGAACGCGCGGGTGGTGAACGATATCGGCATCCTCCCTGGGTTTTCCTGTCACCACCCTATCAGTTCGGCACCGAAGGAGCAAGAGCCAGCGATTGGACAAGCGCCGGAATGACGCCGACATTCCGCAAACGTGAAATATCGATTAAGGGGTCCCCGTCGGCTAATTGTTGCAGGACGCGGGTATCGATATGGCCTTCCCGCGTAATCGGCCATTGGGTGACTCGAATCGGTATCCAGCCTTCCTGTTCGAACGGTGCGAGGAGCTGTTGATAGGCATCGTCGGCAATCTCCCGGGAGGATTTCATCCAAAGGCGGTTTCCTCGTTCCGAACGGGTCGGCACGGCCAACACCGGAGTGAGAGGATTCGATAAGGAAAAAACGGTCGGCGGCACCGTCGACATCTCCGCCGAGACGGCGGTCAAATCGGCTCCCGGCCCGGGATCGTCCAATAGGGGTTCTTCGGCTTTGATCCAGCGTGGCAGCCCTTCCTGCCCCGGACCCCAAAGACTCACCGTCCCG contains:
- a CDS encoding 3-mercaptopyruvate sulfurtransferase (PFAM: Rhodanese-like domain~COGs: COG2897 Rhodanese-related sulfurtransferase~InterPro IPR001763~KEGG: tel:tll0397 thiosulfate sulfurtransferase~PFAM: Rhodanese-like~PRIAM: 3-mercaptopyruvate sulfurtransferase~SMART: Rhodanese-like~SPTR: Thiosulfate sulfurtransferase), producing MQSIPLHDMTDPLVEPKTLWQWLSAAVPGVIVADCRYRLTDPAAGYQLYQAGHIPGAYFLDLNRDLSGPPGVTGGGRHPLPDAAAFRRTMERLGLTPDHWVIAYDDEGSGAARLWWLLKFYGHDRVAVLNGGYSGWVEAGFPTSRDVPSERAGQWQPSPRLEWVTSYDVVASQRRHLTVIDARAPERFRGEVEPIDPVAGHIPGAINVPYQSLMSGPARFPEKDALVARLPVLSPSRPVIYCGSGVSACVNVLAFYRVGRQPVLYAGSWSDWISHPGALIERGEPKDHSR
- a CDS encoding hypothetical protein (PFAM: PAP2 superfamily) → MAGALLARLSLIQQLDRSLSHTLAAVGTAWPVLNLVWVFAGFPLTVLLVGLRWLSRQPRQRWSILGAFLGGTLVEVLLKHGLATPFPHPTPEPLIYRQLEYWTNITPELLRHWLGRGGPAGTGTPIVHRWFVGSYPSGHTFRGTYTLGVLWPRRPTVRRVGALVIGFAVLATGGHWAIDAVGGWLLAELCLTVNDLWVPPVR